A window of the Microtus pennsylvanicus isolate mMicPen1 chromosome 4, mMicPen1.hap1, whole genome shotgun sequence genome harbors these coding sequences:
- the Apc gene encoding adenomatous polyposis coli protein isoform X7 translates to MYASSRSGPVAALPASVPPVTLGARSSGGGRDRVPREGRRPGGVRACGRGTSVWQEVLKQLQGSIEDETMTSSGQIDLLERLKEFNLDSNFPGVKLRSKMSLRSYGSREGSVSSRSGECSPVPMGSFPRRAFVNGSRESTGYLEELEKERSLLLADLDKEEKEKDWYYAQLQNLTKRIDSLPLTENFSLQTDMTRRQLEYEARQIRAAMEEQLGTCQDMEKRAQRRIARIQQIEKDILRVRQLLQSQAAEAERSSQNKHESASHEVERQHDGQGMAENNMATSSTSQSPATRMDHETASVLSSSSTHSAPRRLTSHLGTKIRAYCETCWEWQEAHEQGMDQDKNPMPAPVEHQICPAVCVLMKLSFDEEHRHAMNELGRKATRGISPQELGQGLSGGLQAIAELLQVDCEMYGLTNDHYSITLRRYAGMALTNLTFGDVANKATLCSMKGCMRALVAQLKSESEDLQQVIASVLRNLSWRADVNSKKTLREVGSVKALMECALEVKKESTLKSVLSALWNLSAHCTENKADICAVDGALAFLVGTLTYRSQTNTLAIIESGGGILRNVSSLIATNEDHRQILRENNCLQTLLQHLKSHSLTIVSNACGTLWNLSARNPKDQEALWDMGAVSMLKNLIHSKHKMIAMGSAAALRNLMANRPAKYKDANIMSPGSSLPSLHVRKQKALEAELDAQHLSETFDNIDNLSPKASHRSKQRHKPNLYGDYVFDTNRHDDNRADNFNTGNMTVLSPYLNTTVLPSSSSSRGSLDSSRSEKDRSLERERGIGLSTYHSTTENPGTSSKRGLQISSTAAQIAKVMEEVSAIHTSQEDRSSGSTTEFHCVTDERNAARRSSASHTHSNTYNFTKSENSNRTCSMPYAKVEYKRSSNDSLNSVNSSDGYGKRGQMKPSVESYSEDDESKFCSYGQYPADLAHKIHSANHMDDNDGELDTPINYSLKYSDEQLNSGRQSPSQNERWARPKHVIEDEIKQNEQRQPRSQNSSYPVYPENTDDKHLKFQPHFGQQECVSPYRSRGTSGSETNRMGSSHAINQNVNQSLCQEDDYEDDKPTNYSERYSEEEQHEEEERPTNYSIKYNEEKHHVDQPIDYSLKYATDISSSQKPSFPFSKNSSAQSTKTEHLSPSSENTSTPSSNAKRQNQLHPSSAQRNGQAQKGNTCKVPSINQETMQTYCVEDTPICFSRCSSLSSLSSAEDEIGCDPTTQQADSANTLQIAEIKEDDGTPSAEDPASEVPAVSQNARTKPSRLQASGLSSESARHKAVEFSSGAKSPSKSGAQTPKSPPEHYVQETPLVFSRCTSVSSLDSFESRSIASSVQSEPCSGMVSGIISPSDLPDSPGQTMPPSRSKTPPPPPQTVQTKREVPKTKAPAAEKRESGPKQTAVNAAVQRIQVLPDADTLLHFATESTPDGFSCSSSLSALSLDEPFIQKDVELRIMPPVQENDNGNETEPEQPEESNENQEKEVENPDSEKDLLDDSDDDDIEILEECIISAMPTKSSRKAKKLAQTASKLPPPVARKPSQLPVYKLLPSQNRLQTQKHVSFTPGDDMPRVYCVEGTPINFSTATSLSDLTIESPPNELAAGDGIRAGTQSGEFEKRDTIPTEGRCSDEAQRGNISSVIKPDLDDTKAEEGDILAECINSAMPKGKSHKPFRVKKIMDQVQQASVTSSGTNKNQLDTKKKKPTSPVKPMPQNTEYRTQMRKNTDSKVNVNAEETFSDSKDSKKQSLKNTPKDFSEKLPNNEDRVRGSFAFDSPHPYTPIEGTPYCFSRNDSLSSLDFDDDDVDLSREKAELRKGKENKDSEAKGICHTEPASSQQSASKSQANTKHSVNRGQSKPGLQKQPTFPQASKDLPDRGAATDEKLQNFAIENTPVCFSRNSSLSSLSDIDQENNNNKENEPIKEAEPTNAQGEPSKPQASGYAPKSFHVEDTPVCFSRNSSLSSLSIDSEDDLLQECISSAMPKKKRPSRLKGDSGKQSPRNMGGILAEDLTLDLKDIQRPDSEHGLSPDSENFDWKAIQEGANSIVSSLHQAAAAACLSRQASSDSDSILSLKSGISLGSPFHLTPDQEEKPFTSNKGPRILKPGEKSTLEAKKIESENKGIKGGKKVYKSLITGKIRSNSEISSQMKQPLPTSMPSISRGRTMIHIPGVRNSSSSTSPVSKKGPPLKTPATKSPGEAPAATTSPRGTKPSVKSELSPITRQTSQISGSNKGPSRSGSRDSTPSRPTQQPLSRPLQSPGRNSISPGRNGISPPNKLSQLPRTSSPSTASTKSSGSGKMSYTSPGRQMSQQNLTKQAGLPKNASSIPRSESASKGLNQMSNGNGSNKKVELSRMSSTKSSGSESDRSERPALVRQSTFIKEAPSPTLRRKLEESASFESLSPSSRPDSPTRSQAQTPVLSPSLPDMSLSTHPSVQAGGWRKLPPNLSPTIEYSDGRPGKRHDITRSHSESPSRLPINRAGTWKREHSKHSSSLPRVSTWRRTGSSSSILSASSESSEKAKSEDEKHVNSVPGPRQAKENQVPTKGTWRKIKESEISPTNMVSQTASSGAAHGAESKTLIYQMAPAVSKTEDVWVRIEDCPINNPRSGRSPTGNTPPVIDSVSEKGNPSIKDAKDSQGKQSVSSGSPVLTAGLENRLNSFIQVDAPEQKGTEAKPGQSSSVPAAEPSETCVVERTPFSSSSSSKHSSPSGTVAARVSPFNYNPSPRKSSADGTSARPSQIPTPVSNNTKKRDSKTDSTESSGAQSPKRHSGSYLVTSV, encoded by the exons TATGCTCAACTTCAGAACCTCACGAAAAGAATAGATAGTCTGCCTTTAACTGAAAAC TTTTCCCTACAAACAGATATGACAAGAAGGCAACTGGAATATGAAGCAAGGCAGATCAGGGCTGCAATGGAGGAGCAGCTTGGCACCTGCCAGGACATGGAGAAGCGAGCACAG cGAAGAATAGCCAGAATTCAGCAAATAGAAAAGGACATACTTCGTGTACGACAGCTTTTACAGTCCCAAGCAGCTGAAGCAGAG AGGTCTTCTCAGAACAAGCATGAATCTGCCTCCCATGAAGTTGAACGGCAGCATGACGGTCAAGGAATGGCAGAAAACAACATGGCAACTTCTAGTACCAGCCAG AGTCCAGCTACACGAATGGATCATGAGACAGCCAGTGTTCTGAGTTCTAGCAGCACACACTCTGCTCCTCGAAGGCTGACGAGTCATCTGGGGACCAAG ATACGAGCTTACTGTGAAACCTGTTGGGAGTGGCAGGAAGCCCATGAACAAGGCATGGACCAGGACAAAAATCCAA tgcCAGCTCCTGTTGAACATCAAatctgtcctgctgtgtgtgttctcatgAAGCTTTCATTTGATGAAGAACATAGACATGCAATGAATGAACTTG gTAGGAAGGCTACCCGGGGCATTTCACCACAGGAGCTAGGTCAGGGGCTCTCAG GGGGACTGCAGGCCATTGCAGAGTTGTTACAGGTGGACTGTGAGATGTATGGGCTTACTAATGACCACTACAGTATTACTTTAAGACGGTATGCTGGAATGGCTTTGACAAACTTGACCTTTGGAGATGTTGCCAACAAG GCTACGCTGTGTTCTATGAAAGGCTGCATGAGAGCACTCGTGGCCCAGCTGAAATCTGAAAGTGAAGACTTACAGCAG GTTATTGCAAGTGTTTTGAGGAATTTGTCTTGGCGAGCAGATGTAAATAGTAAAAAGACATTGCGAGAAGTTGGAAGTGTGAAAGCATTGATGGAATGTGCTTTGGAAGTTAAAAAG GAATCAACCCTCAAAAGTGTCTTGAGTGCCTTATGGAATCTGTCCGCACACTGCACTGAGAATAAAGCTGACATCTGTGCCGTGGACGGAGCACTTGCATTTTTGGTTGGCACTCTCACTTACCGAAGCCAGACAAATACGTTAGCCATCATTGAAAGTGGAGGTGGGATATTACGAAATGTGTCCAGCTTGATAGCTACAAATGAAGACCACAG GCAAATCCTAAGAGAGAACAATTGCCTACAGACTTTATTACAGCACTTGAAATCTCACAGCTTGACAATAGTCAGTAATGCTTGTGGAACTCTGTGGAATCTCTCAGCAAGAAATCCTAAAGACCAGGAAGCTTTATGGGACATGGGGGCAGTGAGCATGCTCAAGAACCTCATTCATTCAAAGCACAAAATGATTGCTATGGGAAGTGCTGCAGCTTTAAGGAACCTCATGGCAAACAGACCTGCAAAGTATAAGGATGCCAATATTATGTCACCTGGGTCAAGTTTGCCATCTCTTCATGTTAGGAAGCAAAAGGCCCTAGAAGCAGAGTTAGATGCTCAGCATTTATCAGAAACCTTTGACAATATTGACAACTTAAGTCCCAAGGCATCTCATCGTAGCAAGCAGAGACACAAGCCAAATCTTTATGGTGACTATGTTTTTGACACCAATCGACATGATGATAATAGGGCAGACAATTTTAATACTGGGAACATGACTGTTCTTTCACCATATTTAAATACTACAGTATTGCCGAGCTCTTCTTCATCGAGGGGAAGTTTAGACAGTTCTCGTTCTGAAAAAGACAGAAGTTTAGAGAGAGAGCGAGGTATTGGCCTCAGCACTTACCATTCAACAACAGAAAATCCAGGAACCTCTTCGAAACGAGGTTTGCAGATCTCTAGCACTGCAGCCCAGATTGCCAAAGTTATGGAAGAAGTATCAGCCATTCACACCTCCCAGGAAGACAGGAGTTCCGGCTCTACCACCGAATTCCATTGTGTGACGGATGAGAGGAATGCAGCACGGAGAAGCTCTGCTTCCCatacacattcaaacacatacaACTTCACTAAATCGGAAAATTCAAATAGGACATGCTCTATGCCTTATGCCAAAGTGGAGTATAAGAGATCTTCCAATGACAGTTTAAATAGTGTCAACAGTAGTGATGGCTACGGTAAAAGAGGTCAGATGAAGCCCTCCGTCGAGTCCTATTCTGAAGATGATGAAAGTAAGTTTTGCAGTTATGGTCAGTATCCAGCTGACCTAGCCCATAAGATACATAGTGCAAATCATATGGATGATAATGATGGAGAACTGGACACACCAATAAATTACAGTCTTAAATACTCAGATGAGCAGTTGAACTCTGGAAGGCAGAGTCCCTCACAGAATGAAAGATGGGCAAGACCGAAGCATGTAATAGAAGATGAGATAAAGCAGAACGAGCAAAGACAGCCCAGAAGCCAAAACTCCAGTTATCCTGTCTATCCTGAGAACACGGATGATAAACACCTCAAGTTCCAACCACATTTTGGACAACAGGAATGTGTTTCCCCATATAGGTCTAGGGGAACCAGTGGGTCAGAAACAAATCGAATGGGTTCTAGTCATGCAATTAATCAAAATGTAAACCAGTCTTTGTGTCAGGAAGATGACTATGAGGATGATAAGCCTACCAACTACAGTGAGCGTTATTCAGAGGAAGAACAacatgaagaagaggagagaccAACAAACTATAGTATAAAATATAACGAAGAAAAACATCATGTGGATCAGCCTATTGATTATAGTCTAAAATACGCCACTGacatctcttcctcccagaaaCCATCGTTTCCATTCTCAAAGAACTCATCAGCACAAAGCACCAAAACTGAACATCTCTCTCCAAGCAGCGAGAACACATCCACACCTTCATCTAATGCCAAAAGGCAGAATCAGCTACATCCAAGTTCAGCACAGAGAAATGGTCAGGCTCAAAAAGGGAACACTTGCAAAGTCCCCTCCATCAACCAAGAAACTATGCAGACTTACTGTGTAGAAGACACCCCCATTTGTTTCTCAAGGTGCAGTTCCTTATCATCTCTGTCATCAGCTGAAGATGAAATAGGATGTGATCCGACAACACAGCAGGCAGATTCTGCGAACACTCTGCAGATAGCAGAAATAAAGGAGGACGATGGAACTCCATCAGCTGAAGATCCTGCGAGCGAAGTTCCAGCAGTGTCCCAGAACGCCAGAACCAAACCTAGCCGACTCCAGGCTTCTGGCTTATCTTCAGAATCAGCCAGGCATAAGGCTGTTGAATTTTCTTCAGGGGCCAAGTCTCCCTCCAAAAGTGGTGCTCAGACGCCCAAAAGTCCCCCCGAACACTATGTCCAGGAGACCCCACTTGTGTTCAGCCGCTGCACTTCTGTCAGCTCACTTGACAGTTTTGAGAGTCGCTCCATTGCTAGCTCTGTTCAGAGTGAGCCTTGCAGTGGAATGGTGAGTGGCATTATCAGTCCCAGTGACCTTCCAGATAGCCCTGGCCAGACCATGCCACCAAGCAGAAGCaaaactcctcctcctcctccccagacaGTCCAGACCAAGAGAGAGGTGCCAAAAACGAAAGCACCTGCCGCGGAGAAGAGGGAGAGTGGCCCTAAGCAGACTGCTGTGAATGCTGCGGTCCAGAGGATCCAGGTCCTTCCAGATGCTGATACTTTGCTGCACTTTGCCACAGAAAGTACTCCAGATGGGTTTTCCTGTTCATCCAGCCTGAGCGCACTGAGCCTGGATGAGCCATTTATACAGAAGGACGTGGAATTAAGAATAATGCCCCCAGTTCAGGAAAATGACAATGGGAATGAAACCGAGCCAGAGCAGCCTGAAGAGTCCAATGAAAATCAGGAGAAAGAGGTAGAAAATCCTGATTCTGAAAAAGACCTATTAGATGATTCAGATGACGATGATATTGAAATATTAGAAGAGTGCATTATCTCAGCCATGCCAACAAAGTCATCACGCAAAGCCAAAAAGCTAGCCCAGACTGCTTCAAAATTACCTCCACCTGTGGCAAGGAAGCCAAGTCAGCTGCCTGTGTACAAACTTCTGCCATCACAAAACAGACTGCAGACACAAAAGCATGTTAGCTTCACACCAGGAGATGATATGCCCCGCGTGTACTGTGTAGAAGGGACACCTATAAACTTTTCCACGGCGACATCTCTAAGTGATCTGACAATAGAATCCCCTCCAAATGAGTTGGCTGCTGGTGACGGAATTAGAGCAGGTACACAGTCAGGCGAATTTGAAAAACGAGATACTATTCCTACAGAGGGCAGATGTTCAGATGAAGCTCAGAGGGGGAACATCTCATCTGTAATTAAGCCAGACCTGGATGACACTAAAGCAGAGGAAGGAGATATTCTTGCAGAATGTATCAATTCTGCTATGCCCAAAGGAAAAAGCCACAAGCCTTTCCGAGTGAAAAAGATAATGGACCAGGTCCAACAAGCATCAGTGACTTCATCTGGAACTAACAAAAATCAATTAGACACTAAGAAAAAGAAGCCGACTTCACCAGTAAAGCCCATGCCACAAAATACAGAATATAGAACACAAATGAGGAAGAATACAGACTCAAAAGTTAACGTAAATGCTGAAGAAACTTTCTCAGACAGCAAAGACTCAAAGAAACAGAGCTTGAAAAACACCCCCAAGGACTTCAGTGAGAAGCTGCCGAACAACGAAGACAGAGTCCGCGGAAGCTTTGCCTTTGATTCACCGCATCCTTACACCCCTATTGAAGGAACTCCTTACTGCTTTTCACGAAATGATTCTTTGAGCTCTCTAGATTTTGATGATGACGATGTTGACCTGTCCAGGGAAAAGGCTGAgttaagaaaggggaaagaaaataagGATTCAGAAGCCAAAGGTATCTGCCACACAGAACCAGCCTCAAGCCAACAGTCAGCTAGTAAGTCACAAGCTAATACAAAACATTCAGTAAACAGGGGACAGTCCAAACCAGGGCTTCAGAAACAACCCACTTTCCCCCAGGCCTCCAAAGACTTGCCAGATAGGGGGGCAGCAACGGATGAAAAATTGCAGAATTTTGCTATTGAAAATACTCCAGTTTGCTTTTCTCGAAATTCCTCTCTGAGTTCCCTTAGTGACATTGaccaagaaaacaacaataacaaagaaaacgAACCAATCAAAGAAGCTGAACCTACTAATGCACAGGGGGAACCAAGTAAGCCTCAGGCATCTGGGTATGCGCCCAAGTCATTTCATGTTGAGGATACCCCTGTCTGCTTCTCAAGAAACAGTTCTCTCAGCTCTCTGAGCATCGATTCTGAAGATGACCTGTTGCAGGAGTGCATCAGTTCTGCAATGCCGAAAAAGAAAAGACCTTCAAGACTCAAGGGTGATAGTGGAAAGCAGAGTCCCAGAAACATGGGAGGCATATTAGCTGAAGATCTGACCCTTGACTTGAAAGATATACAGAGGCCAGATTCAGAACACGGCTTATCTCCTGATTCAGAGAATTTTGACTGGAAAGCTATTCAAGAAGGTGCGAACTCCATAGTGAGTAGTTTGcaccaggctgctgctgctgcatgttTATCTCGACAGGCTTCGTCCGATTCAGATTCCATCCTCTCGCTCAAGTCAGGCATTTCCCTGGGCTCACCCTTTCATCTCACACCTGATCAAGAGGAAAAACCCTTCACAAGTAATAAAGGCCCACGAATTCTCAAACCGGGGGAGAAAAGCACATTAGAAGCAAAAAAGATAGAATCTGAGAATAAAGGAATCAAAGGTGGAAAAAAGGTTTATAAAAGTTTGATTACTGGAAAGATTCGATCTAATTCAGAAATTTCCAGCCAAATGAAACAGCCCCTCCCGACAAGCATGCCCTCGATCTCAAGAGGCAGGACCATGATTCACATCCCCGGGGTTCGGAACAGCTCCTCAAGTACAAGCCCTGTTTCTAAAAAGGGCCCACCCCTCAAGACTCCAGCCACCAAAAGCCCTGGCGAAGCTCCGGCAGCCACCACTTCTCCTAGAGGAACCAAGCCATCAGTAAAATCAGAGCTGAGCCCTATTACCAGGCAGACTTCCCAAATTAGTGGGTCAAATAAGGGGCCTTCAAGATCAGGATCTAGAGACTCCACTCCCTCAAGGCCTACACAGCAACCATTAAGTAGGCCACTGCAGTCTCCAGGGCGAAACTCGATCTCCCCTGGTAGAAATGGAATAAGCCCTCCTAACAAACTGTCTCAGCTGCCCAGAACATCGTCTCCGAGCACTGCTTCAACCAAGTCCTCAGGCTCGGGGAAAATGTCCTATACATCCCCCGGCAGACAGATGAGCCAACAAAACCTTACCAAACAAGCAGGCTTACCCAAGAATGCCAGTAGTATCCCAAGAAGCGAGTCCGCATCTAAAGGGCTGAACCAGATGAGCAACGGCAATGGGTCCAATAAGAAGGTAGAACTTTCTAGAATGTCTTCAACTAAGTCAAGTGGAAGTGAGTCAGATAGATCAGAAAGGCCTGCGCTAGTACGCCAGTCTACTTTCATCAAAGAAGCCCCAAGCCCGACCCTAAGGAGGAAACTGGAGGAATCTGCCTCATTTGAatccctttctccatcttctaGACCAGATTCTCCCACCAGGTCCCAGGCACAGACCCCAGTTTTAAGTCCCTCCCTTCCTGATATGTCTCTGAGCACACATCCGTCTGTTCAGGCTGGTGGATGGCGAAAGCTCCCGCCTAATCTCAGCCCCACTATTGAGTATAGTGATGGAAGACCAGGAAAGCGCCACGATATCACACGCTCCCATTCCGAAAGTCCTTCCAGACTGCCAATCAAccgggcaggaacctggaagcgaGAGCATAGCAAACACTCCTCATCCCTCCCTCGAGTGAGCACTTGGAGAAGAACTGGAAGCTCATCTTCTATTCTTTCCGCCTCATCAGAGTCCAGTGAAAAAGCAAAGAGTGAGGATGAAAAGCATGTGAACTCCGTGCCAGGACCCAGACAAGCGAAAGAGAACCAGGTACCCACAAAGGGCACATGGAGGAAAATCAAAGAAAGTGAAATATCTCCCACAAACATGGTTTCTCAGACCGCTTCCTCAGGTGCTGCCCATGGTGCTGAATCAAAGACTCTGATTTATCAGATGGCACCTGCTGTTTCTAAAACAGAGGACGTGTGGGTGAGAATTGAAGACTGTCCCATTAACAACCCTCGGTCTGGAAGGTCTCCCACAGGTAACACCCCTCCAGTGATTGACAGTGTTTCAGAAAAGGGAAATCCAAGCATTAAAGATGCAAAAGACAGCCAGGGAAAGCAGAGTGTGAGCAGCGGAAGTCCTGTGCTCACCGCGGGCCTAGAGAACCGCCTGAACTCCTTTATTCAGGTGGACGCCCCAGAGCAGAAGGGAACGGAGGCGAAGCCTGGACAGAGCAGCTCTGTGCCTGCAGCAGAGCCCAGTGAGACGTGTGTGGTCGAGCGCACCCCTTTCAGTTCAAGCAGCTCCAGCAAACACAGCTCACCTAGTGGGACTGTTGCTGCCCGAGTGTCGCCTTTTAATTACAACCCGAGCCCTCGGAAAAGCAGTGCAGATGGCACGTCAGCCCGGCCCTCGCAGATCCCAACGCCGGTGAGCAACAACACCAAGAAGCGGGATTCAAAGACTGACAGCACAGAATCCAGTGGAGCCCAAAGTCCTAAGCGCCATTCTGGGTCTTACCTCGTGACATCTGTTTAA